One region of Erythrobacter insulae genomic DNA includes:
- the gap gene encoding type I glyceraldehyde-3-phosphate dehydrogenase, with translation MATKVAINGFGRIGRLVARAILERDDHDLDLVSINDLADTKSNALLFKYDSTHGRFPGEVDVKDGAIVVGGKSIAVTSERDPANLPHGEQGVDIVLECTGFFQSDEACRPHLAAGAKRVLISAPAKNVTATIVYGVNHDVLTGDDVIVSNASCTTNCLSPIAKVLNDTVGIKRGFMTTIHSYTNDQRMLDQMHSDMRRARGGAQNMIPTTTGAARAVGLVLPELAGKLDGSSVRVPTPNVSLVDLVFQPGRDTSVDELNAALKAAADGAMKGVLDYTDEPLVSSDFNHHPASSTVDSLETSVMEGKLARVVSWYDNEWGFSNRMIDTAGVMAKFL, from the coding sequence ATGGCTACCAAAGTTGCAATTAATGGTTTTGGCCGCATCGGCCGTCTTGTCGCCCGCGCTATCCTCGAGCGTGATGATCATGATCTTGACCTCGTGTCGATTAATGATCTGGCGGATACCAAATCGAACGCTCTGCTGTTCAAATACGATTCCACCCATGGCCGTTTTCCCGGTGAAGTTGATGTAAAGGACGGTGCGATTGTTGTCGGCGGTAAGTCGATCGCTGTTACGAGCGAACGCGATCCGGCCAACCTGCCGCATGGCGAGCAAGGCGTCGATATCGTACTGGAATGCACGGGCTTTTTCCAAAGCGACGAAGCCTGCCGCCCGCATCTTGCCGCTGGCGCAAAGCGTGTGCTGATTTCCGCCCCTGCGAAAAACGTCACCGCCACAATCGTTTACGGCGTCAATCACGATGTGCTGACGGGCGATGATGTGATCGTCTCCAACGCGAGCTGCACCACAAACTGCCTTTCGCCCATCGCAAAAGTGCTGAACGATACCGTCGGCATCAAACGCGGTTTCATGACCACGATCCATTCCTACACCAATGATCAGCGCATGCTTGACCAAATGCACAGCGACATGCGCCGTGCCCGCGGCGGGGCGCAGAATATGATCCCGACCACCACTGGCGCGGCGCGCGCTGTCGGTCTCGTTCTGCCCGAGCTTGCAGGCAAGCTTGACGGTTCATCAGTCCGGGTCCCGACCCCGAATGTATCGCTTGTAGATCTGGTTTTCCAACCGGGCCGTGACACGTCGGTTGATGAATTGAACGCAGCTCTTAAAGCGGCGGCCGATGGCGCGATGAAGGGTGTGCTCGATTACACTGATGAGCCGCTGGTATCGTCTGACTTTAACCATCACCCGGCCAGCTCGACTGTAGATAGTCTTGAAACCAGTGTCATGGAAGGCAAACTCGCCCGTGTGGTTAGCTGGTATGACAACGAGTGGGGTTTCTCCAACCGCATGATCGACACTGCAGGCGTTATGGCGAAGTTCCTCTGA
- the tkt gene encoding transketolase, with product MTIDTSRLQSMANAIRALSMDAVQAANSGHPGMPMGMADVATVLFKNHVKFDPARPDWADRDRFVLSAGHGSMLIYSLLHLTGYASPTMDDIRAFRQLGSPCAGHPENFLLDGVEATTGPLGQGIAMAVGMAMAERNLNAAFGDELVDHRTWVIAGDGCLMEGVNHEAIGLAGHLHLGRLNVLWDDNNITIDGPADLSTSEDVKARFEATGWHVVSCDGHDFDDIERAINEAKASERPSLIACKTVIGKGAPTKQGTSATHGAPLGAEEIAGAREALGWTAEPFVVPAEILSDWRSIGSAGRDASGAWNSRLAASAHKDEFERRMSGDLPDTDVIEQHIASLIADPQGVASRKASEMALAVINPAMPETMGGSADLTGSNNTKAGGIEGFTADNYGGRYVYYGIREFGMAAAMNGMALHGGIIPYGGTFLVFTDYARGAIRLSALQKTRAIYVMTHDSIGLGEDGPTHQPVEHLASLRAMPNLLVMRPADAVETAECWQVALQQSDRPTILALSRQGLPQVRLEDAGENLSAKGAYRLNAAEAGRRVVILATGAEIGLAMESAKALEEKGIGADVVSMVCTELFDEQDAGYRADLLPADALIVSIEAASTFGWQRYTGTNGVNIGIDRFGASAPAKDLFAHFGFTADAIVPQILNKLND from the coding sequence ATGACGATTGATACTTCACGTTTGCAGAGCATGGCCAATGCCATTCGCGCGCTTTCAATGGATGCTGTGCAGGCAGCCAATTCGGGCCATCCGGGTATGCCAATGGGCATGGCGGATGTCGCGACCGTTCTGTTTAAGAACCATGTGAAGTTTGACCCGGCACGTCCCGATTGGGCTGATCGGGACCGCTTTGTCTTGTCCGCCGGACACGGTTCGATGCTGATTTACAGCCTCCTTCACCTGACCGGTTATGCCAGCCCGACCATGGATGACATTCGCGCATTCCGGCAATTGGGCAGCCCGTGCGCCGGCCACCCGGAAAACTTTCTGCTTGATGGCGTCGAAGCGACCACTGGCCCGCTCGGTCAGGGTATCGCGATGGCTGTCGGCATGGCGATGGCCGAGCGCAATCTTAACGCGGCGTTTGGCGATGAGCTTGTCGATCACCGGACATGGGTAATCGCAGGCGATGGGTGTTTGATGGAAGGCGTTAACCACGAAGCAATCGGTTTGGCTGGCCACTTGCATCTTGGCCGGTTGAACGTGCTTTGGGATGATAACAACATCACGATTGATGGGCCGGCGGATCTATCAACCAGCGAAGACGTGAAGGCCCGTTTTGAAGCGACCGGTTGGCACGTGGTCAGCTGTGACGGTCATGATTTTGACGACATCGAACGGGCAATCAACGAAGCGAAAGCATCTGAGCGCCCGTCATTAATTGCCTGCAAAACGGTAATCGGCAAAGGCGCTCCGACCAAACAGGGCACGAGCGCCACGCACGGCGCGCCACTTGGCGCAGAAGAGATTGCCGGTGCGCGTGAAGCATTGGGCTGGACCGCAGAACCATTTGTCGTACCGGCTGAGATTCTTTCAGACTGGCGTTCGATTGGCTCTGCGGGACGCGATGCGTCAGGGGCATGGAATAGCCGTTTGGCGGCGTCGGCACATAAAGACGAATTTGAGCGCCGCATGTCTGGCGATTTGCCAGATACCGATGTGATCGAACAGCATATCGCAAGCCTGATTGCTGATCCGCAAGGGGTTGCGAGCCGCAAAGCGAGCGAAATGGCTCTTGCGGTGATCAACCCGGCGATGCCCGAAACAATGGGCGGCAGTGCCGATCTGACGGGGTCAAACAACACGAAAGCTGGCGGTATCGAAGGATTTACTGCCGATAATTACGGCGGCCGTTATGTTTATTACGGCATCCGCGAATTCGGCATGGCCGCAGCAATGAACGGCATGGCGCTGCATGGCGGTATCATCCCGTATGGCGGCACTTTCCTGGTCTTTACCGACTACGCACGCGGGGCAATCCGCCTGTCGGCTCTGCAAAAAACCCGTGCGATTTATGTGATGACGCACGATTCAATCGGCCTTGGCGAAGACGGTCCGACACACCAACCTGTTGAACACCTTGCCTCGTTGCGCGCGATGCCCAATTTGCTGGTGATGCGCCCGGCTGATGCTGTTGAGACAGCGGAATGCTGGCAGGTCGCTTTACAGCAGTCTGATCGGCCAACGATCCTCGCCCTGTCGCGCCAGGGTTTGCCGCAAGTCCGGCTTGAGGATGCAGGGGAGAACCTGTCCGCGAAAGGCGCGTATCGCCTGAATGCTGCGGAGGCGGGTCGCAGGGTCGTAATCCTCGCTACAGGCGCAGAGATCGGGCTTGCGATGGAAAGTGCCAAGGCGCTGGAGGAAAAGGGCATCGGCGCCGATGTTGTTTCCATGGTCTGCACCGAGCTGTTTGATGAACAGGATGCTGGCTACCGCGCTGATTTGTTGCCTGCGGACGCGTTGATCGTTTCGATCGAAGCGGCGAGCACTTTCGGCTGGCAGCGTTACACCGGTACAAACGGTGTCAATATCGGGATCGACAGGTTCGGAGCGTCAGCGCCAGCCAAAGACTTGTTTGCGCATTTCGGTTTCACCGCTGACGCGATCGTGCCACAAATTTTGAACAAACTGAACGACTAA